The DNA segment ACTGCAACTAATTGTATTTTCTTATGCTAGTATTGTATGCTTAATTATCATAAAGCAGCCAAAAGTTTATTCAGCTAATGGATCTCACAGACCTACACTCCTACTCCATAGTCCTTACTTAGCAGGAATACATTAATTTCGCATGTAGTAACACCAAGAGGTGAAATGCAGGTATAGCCGTGTAGGTAGGCTTGGATCCCATGATGTAATTGTTGCAAGTGCACTATGTCAATGGCATAAAATGAGTCTTGTATCTACACAAAATactatttcaaatttgttggCTGCTGAAGTTGTCATATCTATGACTCAAGATGCAACATTTGGGTACTATATGATGTGTATGTTGGGTGTGGATGTCATGGGATGGAGGGTGCAAGTTAAGGTTTGACTTACCATGGGCAGTTTAGCAAGCTCCAAATCACTTTTTTACTTCTCACTGAATATTCTTACCCTATACTACATGAATTCTGAATTGTTGTCTTATTGACAAGTGCTGACCCAATAATTATGTAACTTGACCAACAAACTCTATTACTATGGCTCTTGGAGGAGGCCTAAATATGTAGTTTTGTGTCACCAACTATGCTCTGCTGCTTCTGACTTGTGGGGTGTGCACTTATACCTTCTATGTTCTCTCTTGGTACCCTTTTGTACAAATAGATATACTTCAAAAGGAAGAAGACTGGCGGCATTTCTTTCAATACTACAGCGCCTTTGACTCATATTGATGAGAAGCTCTGCTATCAGATTCTGCACGAGTACAAAATTCACAATGCTGAGGTGCGTGGACATGCTTTTGGGTATGCACATGCATGTCTTTGCTGTCGACTCAACTATTTTGTTTATTTTAGGTGTTATTCCGAGAAGATGCTACTGTGGATGATCTCATTGATGTTATTGAAGGAAATCGAAAGTACATAAAATGTGTTTACGTATATAACAAGATTGATGTTGTTGGTATTGATGACGTGGATAAGCTTGCTCGGCAACCAAATTCACTAGTGATCAGCTGCAATTTGAAGGCATGTTTCATCCATCACCTGCATATCTATCAAATTTTGTAATGATCCTTGTTTTGCTTGTCGTCCCTGAAAGTTATATTGCTTTATTGGCATCTCTAAATGACGGTGCACTTTGAGTTCTCCACAGTTGATTCTGTTTTATCTCTCTTTATTTTTTCATTGTGACTGAAACTATTTGTTCTTTGCAGCTGAACTTGGATAGGCTACTTGCAAGAATGTGGGATGAGATGGGCCTAGTGAGGGTGTATACAAAGCCCCAGGGCCAGCAGCCTGATTTCACAGATCCAGTTGTTCTTTCTACTGTACGTTCTCTTCCCTTCCCTCGGTTGCTTTTCACTCTTGCTTTTCCAAGGAACAAGGGGAACAGGCTGGCTGACACCCGTGTTGTGTACCATCAGGATAGAGGTGGTTGCACAGTCGAGGACTTCTGCAATCATATCCATAGAAGTTTGCTCAAGGATCTGAAGTATGTGCTTGTATGGGGAACCAGCGCAAGGCACTATCCACAGCATTGTGGCCTCAGCCATGGTCTTCAAGACGAGGATGTCGTCCAGATAGTAAAGAAGAAGGTTATGATCTGCCCTTGTCTGATTTGGTCACATCTCGAAGCAATATATAAATACAGAGAGATTATTACTTTAAAGGTTAGCTGTGAAGGCGCTAAAACCTGTTAATTGAAACTTTCAGGAAAAGGAGGAGGGTGGGCGAGGCCGGTTCAAGTCGCACACCAACGCACCTGATAGGATATCTGACAGGGTGAAGAAAGCTCCACTGAAGACATAACTGATTCCCTCCCTGAGCGCGTCGCGACCAGCTTCTCCAAATCAGATGGACAACCTTGATCGAGATCATATATTCCAGAACTAGCTGAGCCGCGGCGTGCTACTTTTTTGCAGCCTTGTTTTGTACTTGTACCAGAACAGAAGAGCCATATTTGGAGTACTCCATAGATAGCCTTCCGTATCTCGTCAAAGTAGCAATACAAATGCGGCACCACCATGAATGGTGCTTCgtcttgctcaaatgatgtgggCTTATCACTGTGTGTTACCTGCTATATATGCCAAATACTTAACCAACTCACGAGTTCTGCATAGATGATTTCAGTTGTGGGACGAACACTTGATTATCATCACCAGTCCTGCATAGATAAGAGAATGGCAGTTTGTGGGAACATTTGCTTATCATCGGCAGCCTAGCCGTTGTTGTGGGAAACATTTTACTTGAGAGACTCGTCTCGTCCCCATTGCttggaatgcgcaaagcagggccAGTTTATGGGAAACACAGGACATGTGAGCCCGAAACCAGTAAGTAATACGCAGGAGTAGTAATTCGTTATTTGTTGCCTTCTATTATTCTCGTCCCTTGATAGGAATGGAATGGAACAAAGTAATAGAACTCAGTAATTACTAGAGTAGTACTACCTACCCGTCATTagtcctgttcgtttcgctgaaatttgattgatgctgatgctgattatAAAAacactgaaaagtactgctgaagtagtggaTTTGGGTACAGCTCAGGGTCGGTTTGGATTGTGGGAAATATTTTCTGTTCTTGCGTTTTTCCAGTAAAATTAAACTAATTCTTGTAAAATTCCTGCGCACTTTCCACGAAATTCCTGCGTTCTAAGCCAGCATGCGAGGGCACGTGAGGCTATCAGTATCAGCGGTGGTGGTACACTGGGACTGGGTACGCTTCCTGTCTCCTGGCCTGCGTGCTCAGCTCTTGAGGGAGCGAGGGCAGAGATCGACAAATAAATCGCTTCTCCGCGCCTCTCATCCTCTACTTGCCGGAACCCTGAA comes from the Miscanthus floridulus cultivar M001 unplaced genomic scaffold, ASM1932011v1 os_1829_1_2, whole genome shotgun sequence genome and includes:
- the LOC136534344 gene encoding developmentally-regulated G-protein 2; translated protein: MGILERIKEIEAEMARTQKNKATEYHLGQLKAKLAKLRTQLLEPPKGSSGGGDGFEVTKFGHGRVALIGFPSVGKSTLLTMLTGTHSEAASYEFTTLTCIPGIIHYNDTKIQLLDLPGIIEGASEGKGRGRQVIAVAKSSDLVLMVLDASKSEGHRQILTRELEAVGLRLNKRPPQIYFKRKKTGGISFNTTAPLTHIDEKLCYQILHEYKIHNAEVLFREDATVDDLIDVIEGNRKYIKCVYVYNKIDVVGIDDVDKLARQPNSLVISCNLKLNLDRLLARMWDEMGLVRVYTKPQGQQPDFTDPVVLSTDRGGCTVEDFCNHIHRSLLKDLKYVLVWGTSARHYPQHCGLSHGLQDEDVVQIVKKKEKEEGGRGRFKSHTNAPDRISDRVKKAPLKT